In Zonotrichia albicollis isolate bZonAlb1 chromosome 9, bZonAlb1.hap1, whole genome shotgun sequence, the DNA window CTGCCTTTAGGTTTGCCTGAGGAAATGAATCTCCCAATTAGAGATTTAATACGGGTTCCCTACTTAAACCCTGTCTTTTTTCAAGTACCAGCAACCACTGGTCTTAGACTTATTCAAATCAGCAGGGCATCTGTTTTGTATCCCATCCATGGTAAATACTTCTCAAGGCAAAGCATGTCAAAATATTTAATTCCTAGGTTCTGTTTTCCCCAAAGCCCTTCTGGCATGCAGCAGTCATTTACTGACAACAGAGCATTCATTTGAAGGGGCAATCTTACTTGATTAGCTATGGTGTACGTTTTCGGGATCAGCATCTGAATGTTGTTATAACCATAAGCTATTGCTGCATCTTCTACGATATCACAGGCATGGATAATGTCTGCTCTGGTAGGAGGGATTTCAACCTCTAGATGGTTCCCATTCCCTGTGACGTGGGACTTCAAACACATCCTAGTCAGCAGCTTTGCCAGGCTTGATGGAGTTTCACTGAAACAAAACAAGAGAGTGGTAATTTATGGATTTTGCAATGTATTGACTGGTTTTGTAAAGTAATCAGTGTTTTTTCTGCATTGCCTCATATCCTGAGCAATCTGTAAGTGCTTTATGGACTGTACACAGATTTAGTGTTCAAACAGAACCAGCTCAGATTCTCATTCATGAGATGGTCATTTTCCTTTACTTCATAACAGTTGTGGGAAGCCATAAAGAATCATTCACCTTCTCTGAAAGCAGGGAACTCTGTTACAGAGCCAGTCTAATTGCCCAAGATAACCCCTGAATttttgataaaataaaaaaaaaatcacaaagtctaagcattttaaaaataatccaaTAATCAATGTCTTCTAGTACCTTTGTCATGGTTAATAAAAACTATGTTTTAATTTGCAGTAACACACCTGATTCCTACTTTCTTGTTAATGTATTCAGGTTTCACCTTCTCTGTTCGATAAGCCAgctcctaaaaagaaagacaaagattTTAATATACATATTACATATACAGATTTTAATATACATATACAGTGCCTGCCATTTCTACCTGAGAGGATTCAATCTCAGTAATCTAGCTTCTAATTACTTTACTAGAATGACACCCACAGAAGACAAATGTGGAATATTAGGCTATATTTAGCATTCTAAAGTGAACAGGATTGTTGAAAATATACTCTGGTATGTGATACAAAAGCTGTTCTTGATTAAGCTGGAAGGGTGAATGCAGCATGAAATCCCTGTTACTGAAACTTCTGATAATTCCTGATATATACAAGTAACAGAGTCACTGAAAGTTTCTGGTGAGTTTCTGCTGAGTTCATCCTAAGTCAAAGCCCTAAAGCACAGAATGGTCATGCATGAGATCTCATGGTCTTGTACAGATCAAATGACCTTtaagaggaaaaggaaggaaaacttTCTATTTCCTTATTGGCACAAAAATACCTACCAGTATTTTACTTAGCAAGTGTGCAATGTATTTAAGGAAGATATTTTGTATGTATTTATGTCTTCCGTGTTTTTCTAATCCTCTTGATATACAAATCCTTAAAAAACATAGCATCTGAAACTTGcggtttttttcctctattttatCTAGGGAAGCTTTTTGGTTACTGCAGAAATTTCTATTTTGTTGGATAACTTTTTAGGATTCTACATCTTTCCTCTGGTGATTAAAACTGAcattgagaaaagaaaaagctaaaATGACACTAGAAAACCtctcagcaaaaaaaaagtttctttccCTCTAAACAATTTGTACTCCCTTGGTGTATCTGATTTTATGAACTTGACCAGAGTTCATAACTCAGAGTTCACAGTTCATAACCAGAGTTCAACTCTGTCTTCAGTTACTTGCAGGAAACAGGAGGAATTGCTTTCTTTATACTTATTAAGAGAATAAAAATTTAAGACTGCATTACTGTGAACAGATCTGTCTGGGGCTCTGAACTGAACTTGAAGTAAATATTCTGCCTTTTAGACCTTTACATAGTTGGTGTCTGTAAAGTGAGAGACTGAAAAATGCAGTGTTACAAGGTTATTTCAACAGAAGGGCATTAAAGCTTCCAGATCTGATAAGTACATTATGCTGAGGCTGATTTCAGTTGTCCATAGGCTTAAAGATCTCTTCCTGCATTCATTTTTCCTGATTTGGAACATGTAGGATTTAAAAGCTTTAGACACAGATGATGACCTTTGATTGCAATCTTTACTTGTTCCTGAAAAAGTTCCTATCACAGACATGCTACACCATaacagtgtttttttttaacctcaTCATAATTCAATGGAGCTTCAAAATTACTTTCCTTGACAaggagaagctggagctggggtTATTTTTTGTGGGTGAGAGGAGGTTCTGACTCACTGGCTTTTTACACTACACCTCAGAACCAGCAGATGTTGCcatggcaggaaaagaaaacaatgtcACTGTTCCCAGACTTTGTGTAAATCACAAAGTCCCTTGCCCTAAGGACACAGAGATATCCTCATGCTGTGCTTACCGGATAGATGTGGGTCTTCCCATTGGGATAAACCACTTCTACTGCTTCAACactgagagagagaaaaatataagTAAAACTGGTTGTAACACATGGCCCAAATGTGGAGATTTACATACATGTGGCCCTTGGAGACTTGTACTCACGTGAATGGCTTCTCACAATATTCACTGAACATCGTGACTATAATATCAAGAACAATTTTTGCCTACAAAACAAACATAATAATCACATTGAAATCTGTCATCTATTTGTGTTGAAGTAGACAAAATATCTTAACAAGAAACAGGGAAAATATCTCATCTTACACCCTCTTCATTCTATTCTAATTTCCTAGCAGTCTAGAATATTAGACTGAATGTTAAAAAAATTTTCCTTCTGATGCAGACATTTGTGCAAAAGCTTGAAAATCTGGTTTTCAAGGTTCTGAAACCTTTGTGTATCTTTTCTAAACTCTGCTCTTTAGAAACACAGGGGTTTTATTACTATTTGGAACGGGGTCTTCCTAACCTGTCTAATTAGTAATTTTACTGAAGTTCAAGTAAGAATGAAGAGGATGAAGGACTGTATTGTTTAGCAATACATTATCAAATAACCttgtttgcaattttttttttgttttacagttAATATTTTAATAGATTAGTGTAATGAAATGTAATAATGAGATTCAGATGAAATTCTTAATCCACAAAGGGTTTTTTTGATGCTGACAGTGTAGTTTCCTTCATGTAAAAGAacaatattatatttttactATCAAGACAAGCAGTAGCAAGAAATGGTTATTTATTAGTTTGCTTAGAAGCCACTCCTCAACATGCAAATTTATTTGTGTTAACATACCATTTTGTAGTAGAGTAAGTTAAAAGCAGTTTTGCTCTTAAGCATGAAGTTACACACTTTAGGAAACTATCAATGAATGCACAACCTATATTCAAGAACAGGCAATTATAGCTCCTTGGCTTTCATGCTTCAGCTTTGAGTTACAGAATTTGCATATCGAAAGACTTGAATTTAGCAATTATTTGCATGGCATCCCTGCTTGATAAAGATAACTAAGTAGAAAAATCCTTGTCTTTCTTCCCTCAGCTCAAATTTTCAGTAGGAGACAAAATGAATCTTTACAAATAGTATTCTGCCATTACAGCAAGTCTTAGTAAATGTTACTCTTTTCTAAGTCTTTCAGATTTAGAAAAAGTGCTCAAAAAGAACAGTCTCTAATTTACTTGAATTATTTTCTCATACAAGCTGAACACTTAGTGTCAACACAAAGATACAGTAAAATCAAAATTTAGTGAAAACACAATGCTGTCTATAGAGCAAGCCTGAAACTGTTTCCAGAGAATTCCACTGTCCTACAGCTTTTGCATTGGAAGGTTGGCTCCTTACAGTAAATGCCTTTGGTTGTAGGTCTTTGTATTGGAGCTCTATTACCCAAAGGGTAAACAATTACATTAAAGCATATCAAAAGCAGGAAAGATTAATTTACCTTGGTAATATCTGTGCCTGTACATTCAATAAACACATTTCTGGTATTTAGCGTTATTTTTGTATGATCTCCTAAAACATGTGAAAACAAAAACATGTTAAGAAATATTAGTTTTATTGCAGTAGCACTGATACTGATTTTGTGTCAGAAAGATCACTGTCATTTTCCACAGCTTAAAAAAGCCACTATCTACTGCACCAACATTCACAGTTGTTGGCAGAATTGCAGCTCTTTTTATATTTGAATTTATGaatcaaagaaaaggaaaaaggcagaTCAGACACACTGACTGGGTTATGCTTTACACTGCAAGACACAGGGATCTTCGGTATCCTGGCAGccagctgggaaaggcagctaACAGAACAGTGGCCATCTGCTGTTAGCAAAGGgctctgcactgccacagcatCCCATCTTCCCTGGGCTTAGTCCCACATCCCATCACATGTGTGATCTATGCCATTTCCTTGGGCAGGAACAAATGAAATGGCTTTTAAAAAGTGATTCAGACTAATGACAATCAATAGGCATCTGTGGTCTCCTGACACTGCTGATACCCTAAAGGTTGCTCTGTTGTGATTTAGGTCCTAGTATGGGTCCCTTCTAGGCATGAATTTGCTTTGTCTGTACTGGGAGTTATGATGTGTGCATATTTCTGTTGCACACAAAAATTTTCTTGTCTGGAAGAAGCACCTGAAGTGTCTCTTTTGCAAACTGGATGTGAAGGTCCCCAGCAGATGGTTCCCTATAAAAGTGGGGTCTGTTAGTAAAGCACAAGCAGTCTGGAGCAGCTGTACAGAGATCTCATTCTGCCTGCTAGGCACAGATGGGCAGTGCACACCTGGAGTGAATCCATGGCTGGGAACCATGCAGGAATGGGCGCACACAGTCCTAGAACCATGTGGGATCATGTCAAATCCAGCCTCTTTGTCCTTCTTGCCTTTCCTTGCACCATTCATTAGTGCAGCTGCACCAGAGCCAAGAAAACACTAGGATATACAAAGGAATTCCTGCTTGCTTTGTTTGACCCTGACTTAGCTGCTCTGGTTCAGTTTCCTACTGGGAAATGAGGTCACAGCCAGACTGGGAGTTAGGTGCAGAAGAGATCTCAGGACTGAGGGACCTTGTCCTCCCctacagctgtgctgtgcctctTTGCACATGGAATGTAGTCAGCATCTCTGGACTCCCTTCAAAGCAAACACAAGCCTTCACTTCAGTGCTTGTAGATAATCCAAACAACCAATACAGATGTTTACATTGCATTAGCTGTTTAAAAAGCACCTCTGACCTGGAAACCTCACTTAGATGCTGTTCTCTAAAGCAGAGGCAGGTGTTAAATTTAGCTCAACCTTTTTAATTGGTAAAATATCAACAATATGCAGTGCTCATACATGGAGCACCCCCAAGCTGGAATGAGCCTAACAAAGAAGGATAAGGCACAGTGGTTGACAGCATCTTCAATCCTGAACAGTTACTGTTACAGTCCCTGCCAGAGAGTTTGAGCTGCCTTTTAAGAAGATTTGGGTTAGCTGGATAAGGTCCATTAGGAAGCACACATCCAAAGAGATTATCACTGCAGATTTATTGGTCAGTGCAGGGAAATTTACTGATTCCTCACCTATATTTCAGTATACAGACATACTGAATTATCTTTCTTTGAGGAGTAATTCTTGACATGCCATTAAATGGCTGTAGTAAACCTGGTTCTCAAAAATCACGCATGCTTTCTTTTGCATTCAGAGGAAACCCATATTTAGAAACAATGCAAAAAAAAGGTCTAGaccaattttttctttttcagaaattaaagTCTTCTGGAATCGCTTAGTGTGAGAACGATAGGAGTCATAAAAAACTAGTTCCCATTACTGGTAAGTtccctgctgtgacctcataaAATGGAGTACAAAGTTGCAGTTACCAGTTTACAAAATAACTTCTTGCTGGCTTCTTTTAGcttaaaaaaaatgctttcataACAAAAATTCCTGTCACAAGGAACTTTACTGAGTTGGGGAAGAGCATGAGAAGCTCAGTGCAGAGGTTTGCAGTATAACTTTTACACCCTTCtgatgaaaatgagaaaaatgagCACTAGAAGCTTAGGGAGGGAGCAAAAAACCTGACTCTCaacagaaagaaggaaagaagactTAGGAAATTGTAAGTGAAACAATTTTAAGAAAACATAATAATCCCTATGGCACATCAGCATTTCTGTCAGGCACCAATTCACACACAAAACAGCAGTAACAGTACAGAGCAGTTACAAATTAATCTTACCATTGATgattggtggcatggacagaacAACCCCGTTGCTGTCATAAATGACAGGGTAACGTGGCTTGTTTTCAATCAGGGGCAGGTAGTGCCGAAGGTGGCTGTCAGTCTGGAGGAACAAAGCACAAACTGAATTCCCCTTCTGCTCACAGGTGAACTTCCACAGAGCCACAATCCTTTGGGGAGTGATTAAGGGGTGTTTTGAAGGCGGGAAGGATTGGGTTAGAGTTAGGTACTTTACTAGCACAGTGTtgtctcccagcagcaggaaaagtcTGAAATTAAAGAACtggatttttggttttcttcagAAGTACAGAAGATTATTTAAGAATTCTCTCAAACGTGTAGGCCACTCTGTCCAAATGATGGTCTTGTTCACAGCACACAAACACTGCTAAATATCCTTGGTCTATAGGAACTCTTCTTAAAAGTGATAAAAATTAGCACTGTAATACTTTTAGTTATAAATTGCTGGATACTGACACATACCTAAATTTGAttcaaaatttacttttttttctaatgaCACTAAGTATATACTGTATCAAAAATCTGATTTCCTTTTAGTCTCTCTTACGCTTTAGTCAGAGGCACTTGATGATTTGTCTCCAGGGCCAGTACATGTTTTCCAACATGACAAGCAAAATATGGAATGTCCAATGGCTGTTAAACTACAGAAGACAACTGTGTTTTATTTGTAAGAACAACTTCTAATAACAAGGATATGAGAGATATTTAGCCTTGGAAATTTGTCCTCCTCATTTAGTGCAACGAGTCCGAAAAATTCCACTTACCCTATAGAGATCCATGATTTGTGAGGCTGTGTACTCCTGGGATTGATTCAAGGGcttaaatttaatttcagaaGGTGCTTTGGCTGTATAAGTAAATGGACCAGTGATGGTGTCCAAGTCATGGGTACCTATTGCTACTAATGCTCTTTTCCTAGAAATAAAGAAGGCAAAATAATGTTTTTACTAGTGATACTTGGGAGTTTCTTAGAATATGATGCTTTATGAAAAAAGAGCTTAATGAAAAAGCAGAAGGATAATTTTGAGAAGCCTAGAAATTATCTGATGAACAACATTTTAGTAAATATTATTATGAATAGCAACACAACTGTCCAGGCAAATCCAATGGGAATGTTACTAAACTGCTGAATGAACTGTAACAGCTATTTATGTCGAACAGTATTGGCAGCAGACAGGAATGGGCAAGGAAATGAGAAGGATCAAGAGAGCTCCTATAGAAGATTTTCCTTGGCATAACCATAACACCTCTCTGCAATAGGGATGTGCAGTTTTAATGAGATGAAATCATAGACACAGACACTACACACTATAAATATAAGCACTAACCTGCAGATATTCTGGTGTAGCTTCTCCTGAAGGTCGATGAAGCTGTCGTAGCGGTCCTTGGTGAAAGTTATGTTCCGCAGGACGGCAGCCACAGCGTGAGGCCGGACCTGGGCAGTCTGCAATTCACAACAGCAGCTCCTCAAGAGATTTGATTTCAGCTGCATCTGAAACTTTGATTTGATCTGCTACTAGGTTCACCCAAAATAATCTGTCTATTGTTCCTCCCACTCCTCATTCCTAAGAATAGATCACAACTAGTAGAGATATTTAAATGTCTTTAACTCTTGTTCTGCAAATAAGATTTCCAGTCTCACTGCTCTTACAAAATAGTACTGATATGGATCTTGCTGCTTCAGCAACTCTCAATGCATTTACAAAAGTGCAGTAAACAATTTTACCTGTTCAGTGATAATCAGCCTCTGACCTTCACCCTCAGCTGGTATTATCTTTTCAAACCTAGGGAGATTTATcctaaaacaaaaacagaagtAAGTCTGTAGCTGAAATGCAGCAAACTCTAGAAATGGGAGCGGGAATTATATGTAGAAAACTTCCTTGCTAACATTTATTGGCATGTAATAAGCTAATTGCGCAGAACTTGTTTTTTATGGGATGGTCAACAGATTACTgaacaagaaaggaagaacTCAGCAAGATGAAGTCATtgcagaaaagagaaataaattatttgttttgGTATTTATTAGAAAGGATCACAAGGAAGTTTCTCTGCAGGAGTTTTTTACAGAGGCTAAGTCTCAAATGGAACAGCAACTGAAAACTTTTTAGAACAGATACAAAACCCAGGAACACTCTAGTCTGGTCTTTTTAAGTTATGCAATAGATCCTCTCCAGAGGAACACCTGATGAATCTCATCTACACACATAATCATACTCCAAATGCAAGCAAGTAGAAAGTTTTGTTTACTGACCAGAAATGGACCCAAATTTCAACAAACACCACAGAGATCTCACAACTCTGCCTTACCTTTCCTTAAAAACCTGCAGTCCTCGGACCAACCCTTCCAGGCAAAGCAGATCATAGCGGTTGGCAGGAACATCAATTTTATAGAGAACGACATCAGAGGCACCCTTGGCCTTTTCTTCACCCTTTTCTTTACTTATAATGTCCTTCTCAGATGTCTGAAATCAAGCAAAAATGTGGGTTTAACCTGATATATCTTAACATTGACAGCAGTATGATAGTGATAAGATAGCAGAAACTGTATTAATAAGAAGTTTAACACTGTAATTTGCATTTATACAGCAAACGGACACACCAAATACAAGAGATGACATAAAACCTCAAATTCAGAAACTGTAAAGCAGTGtaccaaaagaaaaattcagtattaaaattttaatttcaagaAAAAGTAGAAGCAAGGCTGTCAGATCCCAGCATAGATCTGAGATGTTATTTTTGGCAATAGATTGGCAAATGACTTGTCATAATCAAATTTATTCTGAAATAAAGCATAACACATGACGTTCAGATGTCTTTTGATAAACATCATTAAAAAGCCAATAAACTAAAATTAAATGGCAAAACCAAAATAGGTCTACTTGAACAAGATTTGCATGGATAGAGTTATCAGGAATAGCAGATCTCCACAAGTACAgaaccaaaataaaaatgttaaatataAATTAGTTACAACTCAGCTAACAATGTCCAGgacaaatacatttttatggATATTGCACAATGACTGTATATCAAACAAAGACAAGCAGATATTATAAAATATGATCAATATATGTTCTGTGGCCATACTTATGCTGCTAAATAAAATGGTGCCTGAGATcaagcagcacagagtgctGACCTCCAGGAAGTATTGCAATATGCCATCTTGGAGGCTCTTGCTTCCAAAGCAGTAACTTTTGTATGtctgagggttttttcccaGATTCAAAACATCTGTGTTAATACAGTGCATTACACCATTGCAACAGGGGATATGCTGGAAACAATGCCATACAAACTCTTACCAAAAATCAATGCTGTCAATATGCTACATCTACTCAAAAAGCAACAAATAAAACCATTACTTACAATTTCATCAAGCTCCAAACCAAACTCAAAGCAAAGCTCATCAAATTCTTCATCCGCTGTGAAGGAAGAGGGTGAATTTTGGTTAATAAGCAGACCTCAGACCTAATTTTTGTGTATGTCTTTACAGTGCTTTCAAACAAGATAGCAAAAgctattttgggaaaaaaaaaggtacaagTAATTTGAAGATTTTTCCTTAAACTTGCATCTGAATAGCAGCTTCTTTAGTATATATTTGATTTATTGACATGGTATTCCGACAGTCACAAGGGAGGGCTTCTGATCTTTGGAGCTCAGCTCCTCAGCCAGATCTGTCAGAGCAACTCTGGCCTGAACAGATAATGAAATCAGAAGGGAATAACTGGGCAGCTTCTGCCAAGTGCTCCTGTTCTGATCAGACAGGTTGCTCTACAGAGGCTGCATCAACTGCATCATCAACACGTGAGTAACGCAGCCCTGTTCTGACAACGCAGATCTGACAATGCCCTGTTCTGACAATGCACCGGGCTGTCTGTAGAGCCACAGCTTCCGTCTGCTCGAACCCACTGCATGTCCTGAACGCTCCTTCAGCCCAGCAGGTCTTACATCCGCTTCGagagccaggctggaaggaCTGAATAAACCCTCGCTATTCACCGCTCGCTTTGCCTGCTCCCCCctcttctccctccttctccgTTTAACCAGATCCTAACGCAGACAGTGAAACTCCCAATAGGAACCGCCATGCGGGGACGCGCGGTTGCACTTCCCGAGCGATTTGGGCTCTAGCAGTGCGTGTCAGGGGAATGGGCTGAAGGGGCCGGGGGTGCcacatggctgtgcctggcGTGCCGTGGGCAGGCGAGGAGCAGGCGGCAAGGGAGCCACGGGCGCTGAGGCCTGAGCTTCCCCGAGAGTCCCTGAGCTTCCCCGAGAGCCCCGGTGCAGCCCCGGGACACGCGGCCGGCGGCACCGTGCGCGCACAGGGCGGGCAGCGGCGGAGGCGCCGCGGCGATGGCAGCGGGCGGGCGCGGTGCTGTGCGGGCGCGTCCCGCGGCACGGCGGGGATGGCGGGCACTCACTGTAGCTCCTGCCCAGCGCCTGGAACAGCAGCTCCCGCTTCACGCTGACGGTCGGCATGGCGGCCCCGGCCCACGCTGCGCCTGCGCCGCGCTGCCGCCAGGCCCCGGCGCGCTCCCGCCGCGCTGCCCGCGCGCCGCCCTCAGACCCCCGGCCGCGCCCGTGCCCGCCGCGCTCCCCGGCGCCGTGTCTCCGCGCCCGGGCGGCCGTGGGGCT includes these proteins:
- the FARSB gene encoding phenylalanine--tRNA ligase beta subunit codes for the protein MPTVSVKRELLFQALGRSYTDEEFDELCFEFGLELDEITSEKDIISKEKGEEKAKGASDVVLYKIDVPANRYDLLCLEGLVRGLQVFKERINLPRFEKIIPAEGEGQRLIITEQTAQVRPHAVAAVLRNITFTKDRYDSFIDLQEKLHQNICRKRALVAIGTHDLDTITGPFTYTAKAPSEIKFKPLNQSQEYTASQIMDLYRTDSHLRHYLPLIENKPRYPVIYDSNGVVLSMPPIINGDHTKITLNTRNVFIECTGTDITKAKIVLDIIVTMFSEYCEKPFTVEAVEVVYPNGKTHIYPELAYRTEKVKPEYINKKVGISETPSSLAKLLTRMCLKSHVTGNGNHLEVEIPPTRADIIHACDIVEDAAIAYGYNNIQMLIPKTYTIANQLPLNKLAELLRLDLAAAGFTEALTFALCSQEDIADKLRTDISATNAVRIANPKTAEFQVARTTLLPGLLKTIAANRKMPLPLKLFEISDIVVKDPNAEVGARNYRHLCAIYYNKSPGFEIIHGLLDRVMQVLEVPPNEENGYTIKAAEGSAFFPGRCAEVFAKGQSIGKLGVVHPDVITKFELTMPCSVLEINIEPFV